A region of Phalacrocorax carbo chromosome 7, bPhaCar2.1, whole genome shotgun sequence DNA encodes the following proteins:
- the RPL22L1 gene encoding ribosomal protein eL22-like has translation MAPQKDRKSKKSTWKFCLDLTHPVEDGIFDSGNFEQFLKEKVKVNGKTGNLGNTVHIERLKNKITVTSEKQFSKRYLKYLTKKYLKKNNLRDWLRVVASDKETYELRYFQISQDEEGSESEE, from the exons CAAAAGGACAGAAAATCTAAGAAGTCCACCTGGAAGTTTTGCCTTGACTTGACCCATCCTGTGGAAGATGGAATTTTCGACTCTGGGAATTTT GAACAGTTCCTAAAGGAGAAGGTTAAGGTCAATGGGAAAACTGGAAACTTGGGCAACACCGTTCATATTGAACGCCTGAAGAACAAGATCACGGTGACATCCGAGAAGCAGTTTTCTAAAAG GTACCTGAAATACCTCACAAAGAAGTACCTCAAGAAGAACAATCTGCGTGACTGGCTGCGTGTCGTTGCTTCTGACAAGGAGACGTACGAACTGCGGTACTTCCAGATCAGCCAAGATGAAGAAGGGTCGGAGTCTGAGGAGTAA